The following proteins are co-located in the Mycolicibacterium goodii genome:
- a CDS encoding NAD-dependent succinate-semialdehyde dehydrogenase, whose product MEYQKAIAGLDAKHGILIDGTARGADATFDVHDPATGEVIAAVSDGSVADAAAAVDAAAKAFGAWAATSPRRRSEILRRAYELILADIDRLTALVCAENGKSQADARAEVAYAAEFFRWFSEEGVRTDGAFGINPAGNARTLVTHKPVGVAALVTPWNFPAAMATRKIAPALAAGCTVVLKPAAETPLTALAIVAILADAGVPAGVVNLVPTSDAGAVVSTWLADERVRKISFTGSTGIGRVLLRQAADRVVNASMELGGNAPFVVTADADIAQAVEGAMLAKFRGAGQVCTAANRFYVHASVHDEFVAAFAAKVEALRVGPAADPASEIGPLVSSRAAARVSAAVDAAIADGAVVAAKAATPTEGWFVAPTVLTNVAPDAAILTDEIFGPVAPVVAWEDEDELLRWANDTEYGLAAYVFAGRLQDALRIAERLDAGMVGVNRGVVSDPSAPFGGMKQSGLGREGAREGLHEFQETQYLSVAFD is encoded by the coding sequence ATGGAGTACCAGAAGGCGATCGCCGGGCTCGACGCCAAGCACGGCATCCTCATCGACGGCACCGCACGCGGCGCCGATGCCACGTTCGACGTGCATGATCCCGCGACCGGCGAGGTGATCGCCGCGGTGTCCGACGGCTCGGTCGCAGACGCGGCCGCCGCGGTCGACGCCGCCGCCAAGGCGTTCGGGGCGTGGGCGGCGACCAGTCCGCGTCGACGCAGCGAGATCCTGCGTCGCGCATACGAACTGATCCTCGCCGACATCGACCGGCTCACCGCGCTGGTGTGCGCCGAGAACGGCAAGTCGCAGGCCGACGCACGCGCCGAGGTCGCCTACGCGGCCGAGTTCTTCCGCTGGTTCAGCGAAGAAGGTGTGCGCACCGACGGCGCCTTCGGCATCAACCCCGCAGGCAACGCCCGAACCCTGGTGACGCACAAACCCGTCGGCGTCGCCGCGTTGGTCACGCCGTGGAACTTCCCGGCCGCCATGGCGACCCGCAAGATCGCCCCGGCGCTGGCCGCTGGATGCACCGTCGTACTCAAGCCCGCCGCCGAGACCCCACTCACGGCGCTGGCGATCGTGGCGATCCTCGCCGACGCCGGGGTGCCTGCGGGCGTGGTGAACCTCGTGCCGACCAGCGACGCGGGTGCGGTGGTGTCGACCTGGCTCGCCGATGAGCGGGTCCGCAAGATCTCCTTCACCGGGTCGACCGGCATCGGGCGGGTGCTGCTGAGGCAGGCCGCCGACCGCGTCGTCAACGCCAGCATGGAACTCGGCGGCAACGCGCCGTTCGTGGTCACCGCCGACGCCGACATCGCGCAGGCCGTCGAGGGTGCGATGCTCGCGAAATTCCGTGGCGCGGGCCAGGTCTGCACGGCCGCCAACCGGTTCTACGTGCATGCCTCGGTGCACGACGAGTTCGTCGCGGCGTTCGCGGCCAAGGTCGAGGCTTTGCGCGTCGGTCCGGCCGCGGATCCGGCCTCCGAGATCGGTCCGCTGGTCAGTTCGCGCGCCGCAGCCCGCGTGTCCGCCGCGGTCGATGCCGCAATCGCCGACGGTGCGGTGGTCGCGGCCAAGGCCGCCACGCCGACCGAGGGCTGGTTCGTCGCACCGACCGTGCTGACCAACGTGGCCCCTGACGCGGCGATCCTCACCGACGAGATCTTCGGTCCGGTCGCTCCCGTGGTGGCGTGGGAGGACGAGGACGAACTGCTGCGCTGGGCCAATGACACCGAATATGGTTTGGCGGCCTATGTTTTCGCCGGCCGGCTACAGGACGCGCTGCGGATCGCCGAACGTCTCGACGCGGGCATGGTGGGCGTCAACCGCGGTGTGGTGTCCGATCCGTCGGCGCCGTTCGGCGGCATGAAGCAGAGCGGCCTGGGCCGCGAGGGCGCCCGCGAGGGTCTGCACGAGTTCCAGGAGACGCAGTACCTCAGCGTCGCGTTCGACTGA